A genomic segment from Nitratiruptor sp. YY08-10 encodes:
- the soxB gene encoding thiosulfohydrolase SoxB, whose product MNINRRDFLHIAAALGLMGASGGKLHAAKRADEVTASDILDFDPVGKVTLLHICDMHAHLKPLYWREPSTLISAKNLVGTPGFLCGKAFMDFYGIKPNTLEAYFDTYLNFEELAKKFGKMGGVAHMKTIIDEVRRDRGKDNVLLLDSGDTWQGTAVALKTKGEAIVDAQNYLGVDVMVGHWEFTYGKERVMELLDKLNADFVSQNVVDNDPFSDTFEETVFKPYTIKEVGGAKIGIIGQSFPFTSTANPKRFTEGWSFGLRLDSLQGYVDELRKEKKVDCVVLLSHDGFSVDQEVARKVHGIDFILSGHTHDPGPKPITINGTTIIIAGSHGKFIGRLDIDIQKGRVKDFRYKLIPVASKLIPADKKGIELVDKWYRPYNKELSQAIGKTKGTLYKRDTFYSTFDALIGDAIRDTMDCEISFTPGYRWGTTLLPGDDILVDNVYEMTAITYPDVYTFELKGAKIATLLEDIADNVFNANPLYQQGGDMSRLGGVSYDIKISAPSGKRIRNLKINGKELDPDRNYVVSAWGGNLQNAGENLREAKIKPVYDVVVDYVKRKGTVDISNKSNVNILDFDCGCPKKGGICS is encoded by the coding sequence ATGAATATCAATAGACGTGATTTTTTGCATATCGCTGCAGCTTTAGGACTTATGGGTGCAAGTGGTGGGAAACTCCATGCAGCAAAAAGAGCCGATGAGGTGACAGCAAGCGATATTTTAGATTTTGATCCTGTGGGGAAGGTGACACTGCTACATATATGCGATATGCACGCACATTTAAAGCCACTCTACTGGAGGGAGCCATCAACACTTATCAGTGCAAAAAATCTTGTAGGGACTCCGGGCTTTTTATGCGGAAAAGCTTTCATGGACTTTTACGGGATAAAGCCTAATACGTTGGAAGCCTATTTTGATACCTATCTCAATTTTGAAGAGCTTGCGAAAAAATTTGGGAAAATGGGTGGCGTGGCCCACATGAAAACCATCATTGACGAAGTTCGTCGTGACCGAGGCAAAGACAATGTGCTACTTTTAGATAGTGGCGATACCTGGCAAGGTACGGCAGTGGCTTTGAAAACAAAAGGAGAAGCCATCGTAGATGCACAAAACTATCTTGGCGTTGATGTGATGGTTGGACATTGGGAGTTTACCTACGGTAAAGAGCGGGTAATGGAGCTTCTTGATAAACTCAATGCGGATTTTGTATCGCAAAATGTGGTAGATAATGATCCATTTAGTGATACATTTGAAGAAACCGTTTTTAAGCCCTATACCATTAAGGAGGTAGGTGGAGCGAAGATCGGTATTATCGGCCAATCTTTTCCGTTTACATCCACTGCCAATCCAAAACGTTTTACCGAAGGATGGAGTTTTGGTCTGCGGCTTGATTCACTGCAGGGGTATGTGGATGAGCTGAGAAAAGAGAAAAAGGTTGACTGTGTTGTCCTTCTGAGTCACGATGGATTTAGTGTAGATCAGGAGGTGGCCAGGAAAGTGCATGGGATAGATTTTATCCTCAGTGGCCATACGCACGATCCCGGGCCAAAACCGATCACGATTAATGGGACAACGATTATTATAGCAGGAAGCCACGGAAAATTTATAGGAAGACTCGATATCGATATTCAAAAAGGACGCGTGAAGGATTTTCGCTATAAGCTGATTCCTGTTGCATCAAAATTGATTCCAGCAGACAAAAAAGGGATCGAATTGGTTGACAAGTGGTACAGGCCTTACAATAAAGAGCTAAGTCAAGCTATCGGAAAGACAAAGGGAACGCTTTATAAGCGAGACACCTTCTATTCAACATTCGATGCACTCATAGGCGATGCGATTCGTGATACGATGGATTGTGAAATATCTTTTACGCCAGGATATCGATGGGGGACGACACTGTTGCCGGGTGACGATATTTTGGTAGACAATGTCTATGAGATGACTGCGATTACCTATCCGGATGTATACACATTTGAACTCAAGGGTGCAAAAATAGCAACACTTTTGGAAGATATCGCAGATAACGTATTTAATGCCAACCCACTCTACCAGCAAGGCGGTGATATGAGTCGGTTAGGTGGCGTGAGTTATGACATTAAGATATCTGCACCAAGTGGGAAGCGGATACGAAATCTAAAAATTAATGGAAAAGAGCTAGATCCAGACAGAAACTATGTAGTAAGTGCCTGGGGAGGGAACTTACAAAATGCAGGTGAGAACCTAAGAGAAGCAAAAATCAAGCCAGTATACGATGTGGTAGTAGATTATGTCAAAAGAAAAGGGACGGTGGATATTTCCAACAAATCGAATGTGAATATCCTCGATTTTGACTGTGGATGCCCCAAAAAGGGTGGAATCTGTTCATAA
- a CDS encoding Mrp/NBP35 family ATP-binding protein, with translation MEKSILELLKNVQYPGLSKNIVELRTVDSIKEENGKLKIVLNMANQEAFPIIEGAIKDLLKDKNVEVALKSQPKKSINYGSTAKPNNRAPYAKNVIAVTSGKGGVGKSTVSTNLSISLAQKGYKVGLLDADVYGPDIPRMVGVEHEKLRWGDNDKIIPSENFGIKIMSVGLTTPSPDTPLVWRSSVAVSALIQFLEDVDWGELDFLVIDMPPGTGDIQLTMAQELPITAGVLVTTPQMVAADDVSRAIMMFKDIGVHIGGLIENMSYFIAPDTGKRYDIFGSDGGKALSLQYNVPLLGQIPLEMDIRKLSDEGMPPVAMGEARHKKYYQEIVDNLLQTTKFNLAS, from the coding sequence ATGGAGAAAAGTATTTTAGAGCTTTTGAAAAATGTACAGTATCCAGGTCTGAGTAAAAATATCGTCGAACTCCGTACCGTTGATTCCATCAAAGAGGAAAATGGAAAACTAAAAATCGTACTCAATATGGCCAACCAAGAGGCTTTTCCTATCATTGAAGGTGCTATCAAAGATCTTTTAAAAGATAAAAATGTAGAGGTTGCTCTTAAATCTCAACCAAAAAAATCGATCAATTACGGCTCAACTGCAAAACCAAACAACAGAGCGCCATATGCCAAAAATGTTATTGCCGTTACCAGTGGGAAAGGGGGTGTTGGCAAAAGTACAGTAAGCACCAATCTTTCCATCTCATTAGCACAAAAAGGGTATAAAGTTGGACTTCTGGATGCAGATGTATACGGTCCAGATATCCCTAGGATGGTAGGAGTCGAGCATGAAAAGCTTCGCTGGGGCGATAATGACAAGATAATACCCAGTGAGAATTTTGGCATCAAAATCATGAGTGTCGGCCTCACCACCCCATCTCCTGATACGCCGCTTGTATGGAGAAGTAGCGTGGCTGTGAGTGCCTTGATTCAATTTTTAGAAGATGTCGACTGGGGAGAGCTTGATTTTTTAGTTATTGATATGCCTCCAGGTACCGGTGATATTCAGCTCACTATGGCGCAAGAATTGCCAATTACAGCAGGAGTATTAGTAACCACTCCTCAAATGGTTGCAGCCGACGATGTCAGCAGAGCCATCATGATGTTCAAAGATATTGGTGTGCATATTGGAGGATTGATTGAGAATATGAGCTATTTTATCGCTCCAGATACTGGAAAACGCTACGATATTTTTGGAAGCGATGGAGGCAAAGCTTTAAGCCTTCAATACAATGTCCCACTCCTTGGTCAAATCCCGCTTGAGATGGATATACGAAAATTAAGTGATGAAGGTATGCCTCCAGTAGCTATGGGAGAAGCAAGACATAAAAAATATTATCAAGAGATAGTAGACAACCTTTTGCAAACCACAAAATTCAACCTTGCCTCTTAA
- a CDS encoding sulfurtransferase, whose product MKRLLQAILMLALVAGASFAKEQLTISAKEAYKLIGKPGVMFVSGDSETAFENGHIKGSVDMYAHHLHHSDIMGRMHCAPLFMCPKEAEHYIGAHGIDNNTIIIAYDNYRGPNATGVLAFFKSFGHKKVYVLDGGVEQIKALDPNQKKYDELKAESRKIKKAYKKAKKAGNIAEYKKLKAEYKAIKKKMKKLAKKLIIQRGVKKVDLGNGHYAYLCPEKERKIKPKHYRIDPKKVDLSWVAGKNEVYHAVLDRLKKGDKSKYVIIDTRSMIEIIGERKMDNVARGGHIPTAKFIEWKNITDFKRKLSFRDKKELEKLFKRMGVTKDKTIYAYCQVGTGRGSDIITALKLLGYPNAKVYSGSWDEWGNDMNLPIRR is encoded by the coding sequence ATGAAGAGGTTGTTGCAAGCCATCTTGATGTTGGCTTTAGTTGCTGGTGCTTCTTTTGCGAAAGAGCAGTTGACAATCAGTGCAAAAGAGGCGTACAAGCTTATAGGCAAACCGGGAGTCATGTTTGTGAGTGGTGACAGTGAAACGGCCTTTGAGAATGGTCATATCAAGGGTTCGGTAGATATGTATGCACACCATTTGCACCACTCCGATATTATGGGGAGAATGCATTGTGCTCCGCTGTTTATGTGTCCGAAAGAGGCAGAACACTATATTGGTGCGCATGGAATTGACAACAATACAATCATAATCGCATACGATAACTATAGAGGTCCAAATGCAACGGGTGTACTGGCATTTTTCAAAAGCTTTGGGCACAAGAAAGTGTATGTTCTTGATGGCGGTGTAGAGCAGATCAAAGCGTTGGATCCAAATCAAAAGAAATATGATGAGCTAAAAGCAGAATCTAGAAAAATTAAAAAAGCATACAAAAAGGCTAAAAAAGCCGGAAATATAGCTGAATACAAAAAATTGAAAGCTGAATACAAAGCTATCAAAAAGAAAATGAAAAAACTTGCAAAGAAACTCATTATCCAAAGAGGTGTGAAAAAAGTTGACCTTGGAAACGGTCACTATGCATACCTCTGCCCAGAAAAAGAGAGAAAAATCAAACCAAAACATTATAGAATCGACCCGAAAAAAGTCGATTTGAGCTGGGTTGCAGGAAAAAACGAAGTGTACCATGCAGTACTTGATAGACTCAAAAAGGGTGATAAAAGTAAATATGTCATTATTGATACAAGAAGTATGATAGAGATCATTGGTGAAAGAAAAATGGATAATGTTGCACGAGGCGGACATATTCCTACGGCAAAATTTATCGAATGGAAAAATATTACCGATTTTAAACGTAAGCTTAGCTTCAGAGACAAAAAAGAGCTGGAAAAGTTGTTTAAAAGAATGGGTGTGACAAAAGACAAAACAATTTATGCATACTGCCAAGTTGGAACCGGACGGGGATCTGATATCATCACAGCCCTTAAATTATTGGGATATCCTAACGCGAAAGTATATAGTGGAAGCTGGGATGAGTGGGGCAACGATATGAATTTACCTATTAGACGATAA
- a CDS encoding thioredoxin family protein, which translates to MFYIALFLLSLPLLATQGYEVYKQRCASCHLEHVDVKTLQKNFLHDNAILHLKAPSINQISYRLKTKVGDPHGDKEFQKMEAIEFVKEYVKHPDRQNSICSKTVLKHFETMPAIKDISDEDLEKVAAWIYDQKSDVLPKKRGFDFDKILQQAKKENKIIILEATSPTCHYCRWMEKTTLKDKEVQERLRQHFIFIPVDITKQKLPLGIEWNLTPSFIFITPKGKIIKTVPGAWEKEDFLKILDEVRK; encoded by the coding sequence ATGTTCTACATCGCGCTGTTCTTGTTATCGCTTCCTCTTTTAGCGACTCAAGGGTATGAGGTCTACAAACAAAGATGTGCCTCATGCCATCTTGAACATGTGGATGTAAAAACATTGCAGAAAAATTTTTTACATGACAATGCCATTTTACATCTCAAAGCTCCCTCAATCAACCAGATCTCCTATAGACTCAAAACGAAGGTAGGAGATCCCCATGGGGACAAAGAGTTCCAAAAAATGGAAGCGATAGAGTTTGTCAAAGAGTATGTGAAACATCCTGACAGACAAAACTCTATCTGTTCTAAAACGGTGTTGAAACACTTTGAAACGATGCCAGCTATCAAAGATATCAGCGATGAGGATTTGGAAAAAGTAGCTGCATGGATATATGATCAAAAAAGTGACGTATTGCCGAAAAAAAGAGGATTTGATTTTGACAAAATTTTGCAACAGGCAAAAAAAGAGAATAAAATCATCATTCTTGAAGCGACTTCTCCAACGTGTCACTACTGTAGATGGATGGAGAAGACGACACTCAAAGATAAAGAGGTGCAAGAGAGATTACGTCAACATTTCATATTTATCCCAGTGGATATAACAAAACAGAAACTTCCATTGGGTATAGAGTGGAATCTTACCCCCAGTTTTATCTTCATAACGCCTAAGGGGAAGATTATAAAAACAGTTCCCGGAGCTTGGGAAAAAGAGGATTTTTTGAAGATACTTGATGAGGTGCGAAAATGA
- a CDS encoding DUF302 domain-containing protein: MKKIIVLLSFVLTLFANDHIILFATKAKVTPAHIEEVFQKAGYSIQQNRDMNGPYKKQFKQTDFDIYTLMTVYYPKIAMDTVVQYPDSGIFAPYSIVIYKKKGEERTYAGVLSAKAKAHILGTHELDSYFKKLEKLDVETLKKALPGATRVTLNYQPQQVKEKLLTKYSFEVDDEEALDTKDELEMMIEDGLKPIGFVMANFNDFNYDLKEAKINDFIFYDTYSLCKLKVIYNISKVRPEAGVFAPCTMAVYQKRGTNTMNIVFPNIYNWIATLSLKDPKLIKILEKAQKDMVNVIENALP; encoded by the coding sequence ATGAAAAAGATAATTGTACTATTGAGTTTTGTCCTTACACTTTTTGCAAATGATCATATCATATTGTTTGCAACAAAGGCAAAAGTGACACCTGCGCACATAGAAGAGGTGTTTCAAAAAGCAGGTTACTCTATACAGCAAAATAGAGATATGAACGGACCATATAAAAAACAGTTTAAACAGACAGATTTCGATATCTACACCTTGATGACTGTCTATTATCCAAAAATTGCAATGGACACAGTGGTACAATATCCAGATAGCGGGATCTTTGCACCCTATAGCATTGTTATTTATAAAAAGAAGGGTGAAGAAAGAACGTATGCGGGCGTACTGAGTGCGAAAGCAAAAGCACATATTTTGGGTACCCATGAACTGGACAGTTATTTTAAGAAACTTGAAAAATTGGATGTTGAAACACTGAAAAAAGCACTGCCCGGAGCAACAAGGGTCACTTTAAATTATCAGCCGCAGCAAGTGAAAGAAAAACTTCTTACGAAATACAGCTTCGAAGTAGATGATGAAGAAGCTTTGGATACAAAAGATGAACTTGAGATGATGATAGAAGATGGCTTGAAACCCATCGGGTTTGTTATGGCGAATTTCAACGATTTCAATTATGACCTCAAAGAGGCAAAAATCAATGATTTCATCTTTTATGATACCTATTCTCTTTGTAAATTGAAAGTGATCTACAATATTTCAAAAGTACGTCCGGAAGCAGGGGTTTTTGCGCCGTGTACAATGGCTGTATATCAAAAAAGAGGAACGAATACAATGAATATAGTTTTTCCAAATATCTATAACTGGATTGCTACACTCAGTCTCAAAGATCCAAAACTGATCAAGATATTAGAAAAAGCGCAAAAGGATATGGTCAATGTGATCGAAAACGCCTTGCCTTAA
- a CDS encoding OprD family outer membrane porin codes for MKLLKLSLAAAVCIAGATATTAMAKEKRSLKGNMTLKYNVLPGEANSLSEMFTKGEWYGRLRFNSFIWDWDTEDYLTGGKKKDNWAIGIGGSFEYKTAYWNGFGATASLYTSQNPWHMDKNEVGYVKAGKDTFSRYKVKTEGTFGMTVLAQAYLEYKRNKTSLKVGRQIFESMLTKSNDTKMIPNTFEGYSLTSKYFSGTTIKLAYFLKQKLRDHTSFHDVITFKDANGESWANNDDSAVNKALSYANFVAAGKDPNHDLIVAEIANKSLIPNLKLKLNYTTVPEVVALGAIEAHYKIPVGNYNLVPGFRYIKQWDRGADDVARATGAAVANLKGKSAGYDDPYSVDSSVWMARLDLKAKNKIWWARVGYSKVADDADIIAPWRGFPTGGFTRAMAQYNWYANTKTWMVRGVVNFDKAGLVPGLKASLRYAMQDFDDDKAGVQADSNIVHLDLVEKVKSIPGLYLKFRTGIVNGDDNTYDINGKLKADPSYNEYRFEINYLF; via the coding sequence ATGAAACTATTGAAATTAAGCTTAGCAGCGGCGGTATGTATAGCAGGAGCGACAGCAACAACTGCAATGGCGAAAGAGAAACGATCTCTCAAAGGAAACATGACACTTAAATACAATGTTTTGCCAGGTGAGGCAAATAGTTTAAGTGAAATGTTTACGAAAGGTGAATGGTACGGAAGATTACGTTTTAACTCTTTTATTTGGGACTGGGATACAGAAGATTATTTAACCGGTGGTAAAAAGAAGGACAACTGGGCAATAGGAATCGGTGGAAGTTTCGAGTATAAAACGGCGTACTGGAACGGATTTGGAGCCACTGCTTCTTTGTATACATCTCAAAACCCATGGCATATGGATAAAAATGAGGTAGGGTATGTTAAAGCTGGAAAAGATACATTTTCAAGGTATAAGGTTAAAACGGAAGGTACATTTGGCATGACGGTTTTGGCCCAAGCATATCTTGAGTATAAGCGAAACAAAACGAGTTTAAAAGTTGGACGCCAAATATTTGAAAGTATGCTTACAAAAAGTAACGATACGAAAATGATCCCAAATACCTTTGAAGGATACAGTCTCACAAGTAAATATTTCAGTGGTACGACTATCAAGTTAGCGTACTTTTTAAAGCAAAAGCTAAGAGATCATACCTCTTTTCACGATGTAATCACTTTTAAAGATGCAAATGGTGAGAGTTGGGCAAACAACGATGACAGTGCAGTGAATAAAGCCTTGAGTTATGCTAATTTCGTTGCTGCTGGAAAAGATCCAAATCATGACTTGATCGTTGCTGAAATTGCAAACAAAAGTCTCATTCCAAATCTAAAACTGAAACTCAACTATACGACTGTTCCAGAAGTTGTAGCACTTGGTGCGATTGAAGCGCACTACAAGATACCTGTAGGTAACTATAACCTTGTACCTGGTTTTCGATATATCAAGCAGTGGGACAGAGGTGCCGATGATGTAGCACGAGCTACTGGTGCGGCTGTTGCAAACTTGAAAGGAAAAAGTGCAGGGTACGATGATCCATACAGTGTCGACAGCTCTGTTTGGATGGCACGCCTTGATCTGAAAGCCAAAAACAAAATCTGGTGGGCAAGGGTTGGTTACTCGAAGGTAGCGGATGATGCAGATATCATCGCTCCATGGAGGGGTTTCCCAACAGGCGGTTTTACAAGAGCGATGGCACAGTACAACTGGTATGCCAATACCAAAACATGGATGGTCCGAGGTGTTGTCAATTTTGACAAAGCGGGTCTCGTTCCTGGACTCAAAGCAAGCCTACGATATGCCATGCAAGATTTTGATGATGACAAGGCAGGAGTACAGGCAGATAGCAACATCGTTCATCTTGATCTTGTTGAGAAAGTCAAATCCATTCCAGGTCTCTATCTCAAGTTTAGAACAGGTATCGTAAATGGAGATGATAATACATATGATATCAATGGAAAACTCAAAGCTGATCCATCCTACAACGAATATCGATTTGAGATCAATTATCTGTTCTAG
- a CDS encoding molybdopterin-dependent oxidoreductase produces the protein MSTAVNNKRRDFLKVSGATAALVASSGSLFAKTDVIKVENGKHNYPNTTYTEQMYRNEFGFTYGKKEEHGYAYHCVNCQGNCAWEVWGNNGVVTRENQSARYPRINPKIPDFNPRGCNKGIQHSQVMYEKDRILYPMKRVGKRGEGKWKRISWDEAAEIVAQKIWDVMTDPKKGPERLMVHAGTGLLTEGRRGAPLRFSTQLGAYRIYPASYLGDMFSGAAVAYGEGNLGCTYDFMYTVDTAVFWGGNPSVSRIPDAHFVWEGKYNGAKIIVITPEFNASAKSADLWIPIKPGTDQFLAMSVMYEILKNKWYKPGYMKIYTDLPFLVRLDNKKLLRRIDLEEPHKEEDHEHYEAQFYTMNRKTGKIALMPGSEGSEHKTLDISEMGIDPELEGEWEVTLKDGKKVKVTTVFELFKKNVEQFAPEKTQEITGVHPDTVKVLAKEIALPKVVEITTGFSLNKYHNGILNIWNIASICGLTGRLGPYGGLNTENEFSLSGLGALSGFSGKYKPRFGSGFVGEFVFGDGLKTFEEYFSDEDVKRATGGKISKSEYIKIIEEALKNGEDGKDRTEEEEYYKPWWTPEVALIVADSKFRRNKGSEYRKAFLKKTKFFAYVDYKMSEAAMFADVLLPAKSHYEVYDLRTSPGYHRFTNLAQPIANMKPVGEAKDEWSLFAFLAKKLEEIANRPENKAKAKVKDSKKYAKTGYRDLANFYKEYTNTDEESEAAMEPYLGTDKLAVQAALEKCEQYAPWTMEKMYAAGGFLQLNEKAAKMSPLYADRPYNSGEFTLFKLEPFETLTGRQTFYVDHPTYLKLVNGTNYALKPLAPQNKKNPFMLMTPHARWSIHSNWKNSRTLQRLQRGVPYVAVNKKIAEMKGIKDGDTIRVFNELGEFYAMAKVSSSVAPDTLVMEHGWEPYQYLFNKGHNECVPMSLNLLELADGWGHLKFGGLWDGNQYAYDGAVNIEKSTKFTY, from the coding sequence ATGAGTACAGCAGTGAATAACAAAAGAAGAGACTTTCTGAAAGTATCAGGTGCTACGGCGGCACTGGTAGCAAGCAGCGGAAGCTTGTTTGCAAAAACAGATGTGATTAAAGTAGAAAATGGGAAGCACAACTATCCCAACACGACATATACAGAACAGATGTACAGAAATGAATTCGGGTTTACATACGGAAAAAAAGAGGAACATGGATATGCGTATCACTGTGTAAACTGTCAAGGAAACTGTGCTTGGGAAGTATGGGGTAATAACGGTGTGGTAACTCGTGAAAACCAGAGTGCGCGGTATCCTAGAATCAACCCAAAAATCCCTGACTTCAACCCTCGTGGATGCAACAAAGGGATTCAGCATTCACAAGTAATGTATGAAAAAGACAGAATCCTTTATCCTATGAAAAGAGTGGGCAAACGAGGAGAAGGAAAGTGGAAGAGAATAAGCTGGGATGAAGCGGCTGAAATCGTTGCACAAAAAATTTGGGATGTTATGACGGATCCTAAAAAAGGTCCAGAGAGACTTATGGTTCATGCTGGAACGGGTCTTTTAACAGAAGGTCGACGAGGAGCACCGCTTAGATTCTCTACACAACTTGGTGCATATCGAATCTATCCTGCTTCATACTTAGGAGATATGTTTAGTGGTGCAGCCGTTGCTTATGGCGAGGGTAACCTTGGATGTACGTATGATTTTATGTATACAGTCGATACTGCTGTATTTTGGGGCGGTAACCCAAGTGTCTCAAGAATTCCTGATGCCCATTTCGTTTGGGAAGGAAAATACAACGGAGCAAAAATTATTGTTATTACTCCTGAATTTAACGCTTCTGCAAAATCAGCTGATCTTTGGATTCCTATCAAGCCTGGAACAGACCAGTTCTTGGCAATGAGCGTTATGTATGAGATTTTGAAAAACAAATGGTATAAACCAGGATATATGAAGATCTATACCGATTTACCATTCTTGGTGCGACTAGACAACAAAAAACTTCTTCGAAGAATTGATTTAGAAGAGCCTCATAAAGAAGAGGATCATGAGCATTATGAGGCACAGTTCTATACTATGAACAGAAAAACTGGCAAAATCGCTTTAATGCCTGGAAGCGAAGGTAGCGAACACAAAACTCTTGATATCAGTGAGATGGGCATCGATCCTGAGCTTGAAGGAGAGTGGGAAGTAACACTAAAAGATGGCAAAAAAGTTAAAGTGACAACTGTTTTTGAACTTTTTAAGAAAAATGTAGAGCAGTTTGCACCTGAAAAAACACAAGAAATTACCGGTGTGCATCCTGATACTGTCAAGGTACTTGCAAAAGAGATCGCGCTACCAAAAGTTGTTGAAATCACAACTGGATTTAGCTTGAACAAATACCATAATGGTATCTTGAATATCTGGAATATTGCTTCAATCTGTGGCTTGACAGGTCGACTTGGACCATATGGTGGGCTCAATACCGAAAACGAATTTAGTTTGAGTGGACTCGGTGCACTCTCTGGATTTAGCGGAAAATATAAACCACGATTTGGATCTGGATTTGTCGGTGAGTTTGTATTTGGTGATGGCCTCAAAACATTTGAAGAGTATTTCAGTGATGAAGATGTCAAAAGAGCAACTGGTGGCAAAATCAGTAAGAGCGAATATATCAAAATTATCGAAGAGGCTCTGAAAAACGGAGAAGACGGAAAAGATAGAACAGAAGAAGAGGAGTACTATAAGCCTTGGTGGACTCCAGAAGTGGCACTCATTGTTGCTGATTCTAAATTTAGACGTAACAAAGGAAGCGAGTATAGAAAAGCATTCCTCAAAAAGACGAAATTCTTTGCATATGTTGATTATAAAATGAGTGAGGCAGCAATGTTTGCTGATGTTCTCTTACCTGCGAAATCTCACTATGAAGTGTATGATTTGCGAACAAGTCCGGGATATCACAGATTTACTAACCTTGCTCAGCCAATTGCCAATATGAAGCCAGTTGGTGAAGCAAAAGATGAGTGGAGTCTTTTTGCATTCTTGGCAAAAAAACTTGAAGAAATAGCGAATAGACCAGAAAACAAAGCGAAGGCAAAAGTAAAAGATAGTAAAAAATATGCAAAAACAGGATATAGAGATTTAGCGAACTTTTATAAAGAGTATACGAATACAGACGAAGAGTCTGAAGCGGCGATGGAGCCATACTTGGGAACGGACAAACTTGCCGTTCAAGCTGCACTTGAAAAATGTGAGCAATATGCACCATGGACGATGGAGAAAATGTATGCAGCAGGTGGATTCTTGCAGTTAAATGAAAAAGCTGCAAAAATGAGTCCGCTCTATGCAGATAGGCCATACAACTCTGGTGAATTTACACTATTCAAACTTGAACCGTTCGAGACATTGACAGGTCGACAGACTTTCTATGTTGACCATCCAACATATTTGAAACTTGTAAACGGTACAAACTATGCACTTAAACCGTTGGCACCACAGAACAAAAAGAATCCATTTATGCTGATGACACCGCATGCAAGATGGTCTATCCACTCTAACTGGAAAAACAGTAGAACGCTACAACGACTCCAAAGAGGGGTACCATATGTCGCGGTCAATAAAAAGATTGCCGAAATGAAAGGCATCAAAGATGGTGATACCATCAGAGTTTTTAACGAGCTTGGTGAGTTTTATGCAATGGCAAAGGTGAGCTCATCTGTAGCTCCTGATACGCTGGTTATGGAACATGGTTGGGAACCATACCAATATCTCTTTAACAAAGGGCATAATGAGTGTGTTCCAATGTCATTGAACCTTTTGGAACTCGCTGATGGTTGGGGACATTTGAAGTTTGGTGGTCTTTGGGATGGTAACCAGTATGCGTATGATGGCGCAGTGAATATCGAAAAATCTACGAAGTTTACATATTAA
- a CDS encoding DsrE family protein, which yields MRALMGLFLFLSFLVADTEFAKPEPSIDNPRKIVFPITKGDDESINHVLSSANNVMKFYGPEKVMIAIICYSKGIRTLLKKEKKIAARVRSLMTYDVEFIACGNTMRTKNIKKEDLIEGVEIVTAGIVELVERDLKGWIYIRP from the coding sequence ATGAGAGCGCTCATGGGCCTATTTCTATTTTTATCTTTTCTGGTTGCAGATACGGAGTTTGCTAAGCCGGAGCCTAGCATTGACAATCCAAGAAAGATTGTCTTTCCTATTACCAAAGGGGATGATGAATCGATCAATCATGTTTTAAGTTCAGCCAATAACGTGATGAAGTTTTATGGACCAGAAAAGGTAATGATAGCGATTATTTGCTATTCAAAAGGTATTCGCACGCTTCTGAAAAAAGAGAAGAAGATTGCTGCAAGAGTGCGAAGTCTCATGACATATGATGTGGAGTTCATCGCCTGTGGCAATACGATGCGAACGAAAAATATAAAAAAAGAGGATCTTATCGAAGGGGTAGAGATCGTGACTGCCGGTATAGTGGAGTTGGTGGAACGAGACCTCAAAGGCTGGATCTATATACGACCATGA